One genomic window of Kaistia geumhonensis includes the following:
- a CDS encoding thermonuclease family protein gives MRVTALHRHVLGLCAGLGLAGAMVHGAAAEDACAGQAAEQATVAAVLDGATLALDSGRIVRLAGILAPEPPLGRDAEEWPIATAARTALGSLALGRAVTVAATPAGADRYGRGVALVGVVDGPASLSEAMVAIGLARAMPAGEAPSCLAALFSREREAREKRLGLWAEPYYAIRAARDPALAEREDAYDLVEGRILSVGERGPTAYLDFGRDWRTDFTAVVSGPAGEALAARGVPVSSLEGRRVRLRGWIEQKDGPSLRITDPGQLELLDDGG, from the coding sequence ATGCGCGTCACCGCCCTGCACCGCCACGTTCTCGGCCTTTGTGCCGGCCTCGGGCTTGCCGGAGCGATGGTACATGGCGCGGCTGCTGAAGACGCCTGCGCCGGCCAGGCGGCGGAGCAGGCCACCGTGGCCGCCGTCCTGGATGGTGCGACGCTGGCGCTCGATAGTGGCCGGATCGTACGGCTGGCGGGCATTCTCGCCCCCGAGCCGCCGCTCGGCCGCGACGCGGAGGAGTGGCCGATCGCGACGGCCGCGAGGACAGCGCTCGGAAGTCTGGCGCTCGGGCGCGCCGTCACCGTCGCCGCAACGCCCGCCGGCGCCGATCGCTATGGCCGCGGCGTCGCCCTTGTCGGTGTCGTAGATGGCCCGGCGTCGCTTTCCGAGGCGATGGTCGCGATCGGGCTCGCGCGGGCAATGCCGGCCGGAGAGGCGCCCTCCTGCCTCGCCGCGCTCTTCTCACGTGAACGCGAGGCGCGCGAAAAGCGGCTTGGCCTTTGGGCCGAACCGTATTACGCCATCCGCGCCGCGCGCGATCCCGCCCTTGCCGAACGCGAAGACGCCTACGATCTGGTGGAGGGACGAATCCTTTCCGTCGGTGAACGTGGGCCGACCGCCTATCTCGATTTCGGCCGCGATTGGCGCACCGACTTCACGGCGGTGGTCAGCGGCCCGGCGGGCGAGGCGCTCGCCGCGCGCGGCGTTCCGGTTTCCTCGCTCGAGGGCCGGCGCGTGCGGCTGCGCGGATGGATCGAGCAGAAGGACGGGCCGAGCCTCAGGATCACAGATCCCGGCCAGCTCGAGCTGTTGGACGACGGTGGTTGA